A stretch of the Gracilinanus agilis isolate LMUSP501 chromosome 4, AgileGrace, whole genome shotgun sequence genome encodes the following:
- the ZNF281 gene encoding zinc finger protein 281: MIDRPAGRKLLRRRPGSPELPSGRVDSSSSSSSSSGGGGSGSSNSSSSSSSSSSSGAGSSRRAEMEPTFPPSMVMFNHRLPPVTSFTRAAVGAAPPPQCVLSSSSSSSSSSSSSSSSSSTSSSSSASNSAAPAAEPPPPPPPAPDMTFKKEPAAPAAAYPPQRNSWGFLQSLVSIKQEKPTDPEEQQHHHHHHHYGGLFAGAEERPPGLGGGEGGSHGVIQDLSLLHQHGQHPPPQHHRDVLLSSSRTDDHHGNEEPKQDTNVKKAKRPKPESQGIKAKRKPSASSKPSLVGDGEGAILSPSQKPHICEHCSAAFRSSYHLRRHVLIHTGERPFQCSQCSMGFIQKYLLQRHEKIHSREKPFGCDQCSMKFIQKYHMERHKRTHSGEKPYKCDTCQQYFSRTDRLLKHRRTCGEAIAKGAASAEPGSSNHNSMGNLTVLSQGNTSSSRRKNKSKSLSIENKEHKTGKGNESQIANNINMQSYSVEIPIVSSSGGIIGAGIDELQKRVPKLVFKKGSRKNTDKNYLNFVSPLPDIVGQKSLSGKPSGSLGIVSNSSVEAISLLQSAGGKQGQISSNYDDAMQFSKKRRYLQTASGNSAFSINVGHMASQQSVIQSAGVSVMDNEAPLSLIDSSSLNTEIKSCHDKSGIPDEVLQSLLDQYSSKSEGQKEDPFNITEQRVDLHPSGEHSDMVQEENLSPGNQTPSNDKANMLQGYSKYIQQAFERSANSTGFAFGPSFQFVSLSSTLHNHTLFPDKQIYTTSPLECGFSQSVTSVLPTTLPKPPFGMLLGSQPGFYLSALEATHQQLTPSQELDDLIDPQKSLETSSSYQSTSQKLTSQKEQKNLESSTSFQIPSQELTSQIDPQKDIEPRTTYQIENFAQAFGSQFKSGSRVPMTFITNSNGEVDHRVRTSVSDFSGYTNMMSDVSEPCSTRVKTPTSQSYR; the protein is encoded by the exons ATGATTGACAGGCCGGCCGGGCGGAAGCTGTTGCGCAGGCGCCCTGGCTCCCCAGAGCTCCCCTCTGGCCGGGTCGA cagcagcagcagcagtagcagtagcagcggcggcggcggcagcggcagcagcaacagcagcagcagcagcagcagcagcagcagcagcggcgccGGCAGCAGTAGGAGGGCGGAGATGGAACCCACCTTCCCCCCGAGTATGGTCATGTTCAACCATCGGCTCCCCCCGGTCACCAGCTTCACCCGGGCGGCAGTGGGGGCCGCCCCTCCCCCGCAGTGCGTGttatcctcctcctcttcttcttcctcctcctcctcttcttcctcctcctcctcctcgacctcctcctcctcctcggccTCCAACTCTGCAGCCCCAGCCGCTGAGCCTCCCCCGCCTCCTCCTCCTGCCCCGGACATGACTTTCAAGAAGGAGCCCGCGGCGCCGGCCGCGGCCTACCCCCCACAGAGGAACTCCTGGGGATTTCTGCAGTCCCTGGTGAGCATCAAACAGGAGAAACCTACAGACCCGGAGGAGCAGCagcatcaccaccaccatcaccactatgGAGGACTGTTTGCAGGGGCGGAGGAGAGACCTCCCGGCCTAGGAGGCGGGGAGGGGGGGAGCCACGGCGTCATCCAGGATCTGAGCCTTCTCCACCAGCATGGCCAGCACCCACCCCCCCAGCACCACCGGGACGTGTTACTCAGCAGTAGCAGGACAGATGACCACCATGGCAATGAGGAGCCAAAGCAGGACACTAATGTCAAAAAGGCAAAGAGGCCAAAGCCAGAATCTCAGGGAATCAAAGCCAAGCGGAAGCCAAGTGCTTCTTCTAAACCTTCTCTAGTTGGAGATGGAGAAGGTGCCATTCTTTCCCCAAGTCAGAAACCTCACATATGTGAACACTGTAGCGCTGCCTTCAGGAGCTCCTACCACCTGCGCAGGCATGTCCTCATTCATACAGGAGAGAGACCTTTCCAGTGCAGTCAGTGTAGCATGGGTTTCATTCAGAAATACCTACTGCAAAGGCATGAGAAAATTCATAGTAGAGAGAAGCCATTTGGGTGTGATCAATGCAGCATGAAGTTCATTCAGAAGTACCATATGGAGAGACACAAGAGGACACATAGTGGAGAAAAGCCATACAAATGTGATACTTGTCAGCAGTATTTCTCAAGGACTGATAGATTGTTGAAGCACAGGCGCACATGTGGTGAAGCCATAGCTAAAGGAGCAGCTAGTGCAGAACCTGGGTCATCAAACCATAACAGTATGGGTAATCTGACTGTGTTGTCTCAGGGAAATACAAGTTcttcaaggagaaaaaataaatcaaaaagctTATCTATTGAAAACAAGGAACATAAGACTGGTAAAGGAAATGAATCACAAATTGCAAATAATATCAACATGCAGAGTTACTCAGTAGAAATTCCTATTGTGTCTTCCAGTGGTGGCATAATTGGCGCTGGTATAGATGAATTACAAAAAAGGGTGCCAAAGTTGGTCTTCAAAAAGGGAAGCagaaaaaatacagacaaaaacTACCTTAATTTTGTGTCACCATTACCAGATATAGTTGGACAGAAATCGCTGTCAGGGAAACCAAGTGGTTCTCTTGGCATAGTGTCCAATAGTAGTGTGGAGGCCATTAGTCTTCTCCAGAGTGCAGGTGGCAAACAAGGCCAGATAAGTAGCAACTATGATGATGCCATgcagttttcaaagaaaagaagatatttacaAACTGCTAGTGGTAACAGTGCCTTTTCTATAAATGTTGGACACATGGCCTCCCAACAGTCTGTCATCCAGTCTGCAGGCGTGAGCGTTATGGACAACGAAGCGCCATTATCACTTATtgattcctcatctctaaatacTGAGATCAAGTCTTGTCATGACAAGTCTGGAATCCCTGATGAAGTCTTACAAAGCCTTTTGGACCAGTATTCCAGTAAATCTGAGGGGCAGAAAGAGGATCCTTTTAATATTACAGAACAACGAGTTGATTTACACCCCTCAGGAGAACATTCAGACATGGTCCAAGAGGAAAATTTGAGTCCAGGGAACCAGACACCTTCAAATGACAAAGCAAACATGTTGCAAGGATATTCCAAATACATTCAGCAAGCTTTTGAAAGATCAGCCAATAGCACTGGTTTTGCATTTGGACCCAGTTTCCAGTTTGTTAGTTTGTCTTCAACTCTCCACAACCACACTTTATTTCCAGATAAACAAATATACACTACATCTCCCCTGGAGTGTGGTTTCAGCCAATCTGTTACCTCAGTGTTGCCAACTACATTGCCAAAGCCTCCTTTTGGGATGTTGCTTGGATCTCAACCAGGTTTTTATTTATCTGCTTTGGAGGCCACCCATCAGCAGCTGACTCCATCACAGGAGCTAGATGATCTGATAGATCCACAGAAAAGCTTAGAGACTTCATCAAGCTACCAGTCTACATCTCAGAAATTGACTAGCCAGAAGGAACAGAAAAACTTAGAGTCCTCCACAAGCTTTCAGATTCCATCTCAGGAGTTAACTAGCCAGATAGATCCTCAGAAGGACATAGAGCCTAGAACAACGTATCAAATTGAGAACTTTGCACAAGCATTTGGTTCTCAGTTTAAGTCGGGCAGCAGGGTGCCAATGACCTTTATCACTAACTCTAATGGAGAAGTGGACCATAGAGTAAGGACTTCAGTGTCAGATTTCTCAGGGTATACAAACATGATGTCTGATGTAAGTGAGCCATGTAGTACAAGAGTAAAGACACCAACCAGCCAAAGTTACAGGTAA